From one Allorhizobium ampelinum S4 genomic stretch:
- a CDS encoding Gfo/Idh/MocA family protein has translation MNTPVRILILGTGGMANRHAIEFATNSDAQLVGAVDVDIAKVRGFALRHDIANTFTSLEDALAWGEFDAVANVTPDRVHYPTTLQLIAAGKHVFCEKPLAESFEKADEMARKANAAGLVNMVNLTYRNVAPVQKARQLVQAGEIGKVRHIEASYLQSWLVSKAWGDWATEDQWLWRLSTKHGSNGVLGDVGIHILDFASYGAATDVEHIFARLKTFEKAPGNRIGDYDLDANDSFTMTAEFSNGAIGVVHASRWATGHLNELRLRMHGDKGALEVIHTPTGNTLRACMGDDVEKGIWTEVDAGTVATNYQRFVEAVLEGKTREPDFRHAADLQKVLDLAMVTELERREHSVRRVDAAPSLAAVSSR, from the coding sequence ATGAACACACCCGTCCGTATTCTCATTCTCGGTACCGGTGGCATGGCGAACCGCCATGCCATCGAGTTTGCCACCAATAGCGACGCCCAACTGGTCGGCGCCGTCGATGTCGATATCGCCAAGGTACGTGGTTTTGCGCTGCGCCATGATATCGCCAATACATTCACCTCGCTGGAGGACGCGCTTGCCTGGGGTGAGTTCGATGCCGTCGCCAATGTGACGCCCGACCGGGTGCATTATCCGACGACACTGCAATTGATCGCGGCGGGCAAGCATGTGTTTTGCGAAAAGCCGCTGGCTGAAAGCTTTGAAAAAGCTGATGAGATGGCCCGCAAAGCCAATGCCGCTGGACTGGTGAACATGGTCAACCTGACCTATCGCAATGTCGCGCCGGTACAGAAAGCACGACAGCTGGTTCAGGCTGGTGAGATCGGCAAGGTCCGTCATATCGAGGCCTCCTATCTGCAAAGCTGGCTGGTGTCCAAGGCCTGGGGCGACTGGGCAACCGAGGACCAATGGCTATGGCGGCTATCCACCAAGCACGGCTCAAACGGGGTGCTCGGCGATGTCGGCATCCATATTCTCGATTTCGCCAGCTATGGCGCGGCAACCGATGTCGAGCATATCTTTGCGCGGTTGAAGACATTTGAGAAAGCGCCGGGCAACCGGATTGGCGACTATGATCTTGACGCCAATGACAGTTTCACCATGACGGCGGAATTCAGCAATGGCGCCATCGGCGTCGTGCACGCCTCGCGCTGGGCAACCGGCCACCTTAACGAATTGCGCCTGCGCATGCATGGCGACAAGGGCGCATTGGAGGTGATCCACACGCCAACGGGCAATACATTGCGCGCCTGCATGGGCGACGATGTGGAAAAAGGCATTTGGACGGAAGTGGATGCCGGCACCGTTGCCACCAATTACCAGCGCTTCGTCGAGGCGGTGCTGGAGGGCAAAACCCGCGAACCTGACTTCCGCCATGCGGCTGACCTGCAAAAAGTGCTGGATCTGGCGATGGTGACAGAGTTGGAGCGGCGCGAACATTCCGTTCGCCGTGTTGATGCGGCACCTTCGCTGGCTGCGGTATCATCAAGGTGA
- a CDS encoding cold-shock protein, which yields MAIKGTVKFFNQDKGFGFITPEGGAKDVFVHISALQAAGIQTLRDGQEVTFDTEADRMGKGPKAVNIRAA from the coding sequence ATGGCCATCAAGGGCACCGTAAAATTCTTCAATCAGGACAAGGGCTTCGGCTTCATCACCCCGGAAGGCGGCGCGAAGGACGTTTTCGTTCACATTTCCGCTCTCCAGGCTGCTGGCATCCAGACGCTTCGTGATGGCCAGGAAGTCACCTTCGACACCGAAGCTGACCGCATGGGCAAGGGCCCGAAGGCTGTAAACATCCGCGCTGCGTGA
- the treS gene encoding maltose alpha-D-glucosyltransferase: protein MEQQHQQAETDPLWYKDAIIYQLHIKSFYDGNGDGIGDFKGLTEKLDHIASLGITAIWILPFFPSPRRDDGYDIADYGNVSPDYGTMDDFRAFVDAAHARDMRVIIELVINHTSDQHPWFERARNAPAGSPERDFYVWSETDQKFPETRIIFLDTEKSNWTWDPVAGAYYWHRFYSHQPDLNFDNPAVLDELITVMRFWLDTGIDAFRLDAIPYLVEREGTNNENLPETHAILKKIRAAMDEGHPGKMLLAEANQWPEDTQEYFGDGDECHMAFHFPLMPRMYMAIAKEDRFPITDIMRQTPEIPDNCQWAIFLRNHDELTLEMVTDAERDYLWNTYAADRRARINLGIRRRLAPLMERDRRRIELMNALLLSMRGTPVIYYGDEIGMGDNIYLGDRDGVRTPMQWSPDRNGGFSRADPARLVLPPLMDPLYGYEAVNVEAQSADAHSLLNWSRHMLALRRKFTAFGRGTLRFLSPANRKIIAYLREYEGEVLLCVANLSRLPQAVELDLAEFEKRIPIELTGMSAFPPIGQLTYLLTLPPYGFFWFKLSGETDADGPTWRTEPPEQLPDFVTIVMRRELAQLLDEPGIQETISREILPAYLAKRRWFASKGERVKRASLISTIPMPFGNDLLLGELETELEDRVERYFLPFAIAWDDENPHALAQQLAFARVRKGRRVGFLTDGFAMQSMARGVIRALRERSSISSKSGSIDFIGTEQLDGIELSDDMQVKWLSAEQSNSSLIIGDMAMIKLIRHIHQGIHPEVEMTRHLTRLGYANTAPLLGEVVRVSPEDERSTLIIIQGAIRNQGDAWTWMLDTLRQTLEQSMVAGQDDDAEQERFNPLFNQAAVIGKRLGELHVALAKPTDDPAFAPVAMSDEDVSVWARSVMARVADCLDRVSEIGHGSDSDGLDTETIRVSTMLADRREQILSAVGTLASVAKDTLMIRNHGDFHLGQILVAEDDVYIIDFEGEPARPLAERRAKTNPLRDVAGLIRSLSYLAASADTGREIVVQGDSAARAALIEAFRKKAETHFLDSYFTAVDGEPSLAMDPEKRREILDLFLLEKAAYEIGYEASNRPGWIAIPLAGFADIAERLTENSL from the coding sequence ATGGAACAGCAACATCAGCAGGCCGAGACCGATCCGCTTTGGTATAAGGATGCAATTATCTATCAATTGCATATCAAGTCCTTTTACGATGGCAATGGCGACGGGATCGGCGACTTCAAGGGCTTGACGGAAAAGCTCGACCATATCGCCTCGCTTGGCATTACCGCCATCTGGATCTTGCCGTTCTTTCCCTCGCCGCGGCGCGATGATGGCTATGACATCGCCGATTACGGCAATGTCAGCCCGGACTATGGCACGATGGACGATTTCCGCGCCTTCGTGGATGCCGCTCATGCCCGTGACATGCGCGTCATCATCGAATTGGTGATCAACCATACATCCGACCAGCATCCCTGGTTTGAGCGAGCCCGCAATGCGCCTGCCGGTTCGCCGGAACGGGATTTCTATGTCTGGTCGGAGACCGATCAGAAGTTTCCCGAAACCCGGATCATCTTTCTCGATACGGAAAAGTCCAACTGGACCTGGGACCCGGTGGCTGGCGCCTACTATTGGCACCGCTTCTATTCCCACCAGCCGGACCTCAACTTCGACAATCCGGCTGTGCTGGACGAATTGATCACGGTCATGCGCTTCTGGCTCGATACCGGCATTGATGCCTTCCGGCTCGACGCCATTCCTTACCTTGTCGAACGCGAGGGGACCAATAACGAGAACCTGCCGGAAACCCACGCGATCCTGAAGAAGATCCGCGCGGCAATGGACGAAGGTCATCCGGGCAAGATGCTGCTGGCCGAGGCCAATCAATGGCCTGAAGATACCCAGGAATATTTCGGTGACGGTGACGAATGCCATATGGCCTTTCACTTCCCGCTGATGCCGCGCATGTATATGGCGATTGCCAAGGAAGATCGTTTTCCGATCACCGACATCATGCGCCAGACGCCTGAGATCCCCGATAATTGCCAATGGGCAATTTTCCTGCGCAATCACGACGAACTGACGCTGGAAATGGTCACCGACGCCGAGCGGGACTATTTGTGGAATACCTATGCCGCCGACCGCCGCGCCCGCATCAATCTCGGCATTCGCCGCCGGTTGGCGCCGCTGATGGAGCGTGACCGCCGCCGCATCGAGCTGATGAACGCGCTGCTGCTGTCGATGCGCGGCACGCCGGTGATCTATTACGGCGACGAGATTGGCATGGGCGATAATATCTATCTCGGTGACCGCGACGGGGTGCGCACGCCGATGCAATGGTCGCCTGATCGCAATGGCGGGTTTTCCCGCGCCGACCCGGCCCGTCTGGTCCTGCCGCCGCTGATGGACCCGCTTTATGGGTATGAGGCGGTCAATGTTGAAGCACAGTCGGCTGATGCCCATTCGCTGCTGAACTGGAGCCGCCATATGCTGGCGCTCCGGCGTAAATTTACTGCATTCGGACGAGGCACATTGCGGTTCCTGTCACCGGCCAACCGCAAGATCATCGCCTATCTGCGGGAATATGAAGGCGAAGTGCTGCTGTGCGTCGCCAATTTGTCGCGCCTGCCGCAGGCGGTTGAGCTGGATCTCGCTGAATTCGAAAAGCGCATTCCCATCGAACTAACAGGCATGTCGGCATTCCCCCCCATCGGCCAGCTGACTTATCTGCTGACCCTGCCACCCTATGGTTTCTTCTGGTTCAAGCTGTCGGGCGAGACGGATGCGGATGGGCCAACCTGGCGCACCGAGCCACCGGAGCAATTGCCGGATTTCGTTACCATCGTCATGCGGCGCGAGCTTGCCCAGTTGCTGGACGAGCCTGGTATCCAAGAGACGATTTCGCGTGAAATCCTGCCTGCCTATCTTGCCAAGCGCCGTTGGTTTGCCTCCAAGGGCGAAAGGGTGAAGCGCGCCTCGCTGATCTCGACCATTCCGATGCCCTTCGGCAATGACCTGCTGCTGGGTGAGTTGGAAACCGAGTTGGAAGATCGCGTTGAGCGGTATTTTCTACCGTTCGCCATCGCCTGGGACGATGAGAATCCCCATGCGCTTGCCCAGCAACTGGCCTTCGCAAGAGTGCGGAAAGGACGCCGGGTTGGCTTCCTGACGGATGGCTTTGCCATGCAAAGCATGGCACGCGGCGTCATCAGGGCTTTGCGCGAACGCTCCAGCATTTCCAGTAAAAGCGGCTCCATCGATTTCATCGGCACCGAACAACTCGATGGCATTGAGCTGTCCGACGACATGCAAGTCAAATGGCTCTCGGCTGAACAATCCAATAGTTCGTTGATCATCGGCGACATGGCGATGATCAAGCTCATCCGTCATATCCATCAGGGCATCCACCCGGAAGTGGAAATGACCCGCCACCTGACGCGGCTTGGCTACGCCAACACTGCCCCGCTGCTGGGAGAGGTCGTCAGGGTTTCACCTGAAGATGAGCGCTCGACATTGATCATCATCCAGGGCGCCATCCGCAATCAGGGCGATGCCTGGACCTGGATGCTCGACACGCTCAGGCAAACGCTCGAACAAAGCATGGTTGCCGGTCAGGATGATGACGCCGAGCAAGAGCGGTTCAACCCGCTGTTCAATCAAGCAGCCGTGATCGGCAAGCGGCTTGGCGAGTTGCATGTGGCACTGGCCAAGCCAACAGACGACCCGGCTTTCGCGCCGGTCGCAATGAGTGATGAGGATGTCTCCGTTTGGGCGCGATCAGTCATGGCCCGCGTTGCCGACTGCCTGGACAGAGTGTCTGAGATTGGTCATGGCAGCGACAGTGATGGTCTCGATACTGAAACCATCAGGGTCAGCACCATGTTGGCGGACCGTCGGGAGCAGATCTTGAGCGCGGTCGGTACGCTGGCCAGTGTTGCCAAGGACACGCTGATGATCCGCAACCACGGCGATTTCCATCTGGGCCAAATCCTGGTTGCCGAAGACGATGTTTATATCATCGATTTCGAAGGCGAACCGGCCCGCCCCCTCGCCGAACGGCGGGCAAAGACCAATCCGCTGCGCGACGTGGCCGGGCTGATCCGGTCACTGAGCTATCTCGCTGCTTCCGCCGATACGGGCCGCGAGATCGTCGTCCAGGGCGACAGTGCAGCAAGAGCCGCGCTGATCGAGGCGTTTCGCAAGAAGGCCGAGACGCATTTCCTCGACAGCTATTTCACGGCAGTCGACGGAGAACCATCACTGGCAATGGACCCTGAAAAACGCCGCGAGATCCTCGACCTGTTCCTGCTGGAAAAGGCCGCCTATGAAATCGGCTATGAAGCCAGCAATCGGCCCGGCTGGATCGCTATTCCGCTTGCCGGGTTTGCCGACATTGCCGAACGGCTGACGGAGAATTCCCTATGA
- a CDS encoding maltotransferase domain-containing protein, with product MADWNTLFEHVRGLGFDTILSAPPFSRASGASLFISKSFDTFDPALDLPGSGDDRLRELTDAARAHGLEFMLDMVIDRIATETPPGQVADPRISPFHSGSRPVDFTNNDEATHLLGEWHTRIARFTAAGVAGFRCIGIDAAPSSFWRDLIAAGPSARFFAWTPGTSFEARRALQGTGFDGCFSSFAWWNLEEPWFVEEYALQRPLGIQIAFPEAPFARRIAHGTESREIIERKAIRALNLAAAFGPLMVPMGFEFGVSTPLDPMHGDGQGIRGLKDQGSFDLSASIRALNDQAGQRHVFLGKPLRIVAKAGSPACALVQSDREDLRSSQRIRIVAFNRDLRTSATLPLHALHELASGFLPLTLDQGQAPSAILETGKIGPGGLCLLTGARADAIVFEPETTAGEAAAAPRLAIENIQPSVDEGRFPIKRIVGDRITVEADIFGDGHDPLSAAVLWRPCDRDEWTEIRMELVENDRWRGEFSLSRLGRHEFVVEAWRNPFAIFHYELSKKHEARLDLKLELQEGIALVREALARADGQLASDLEQLIAHLEQTSEQQRADLLLQADTFALMDRADARPFRLRSQPLPVDAERLEAGFASWYQLFPRSQSGDPDRHGTFADVIKRLPAIRAMGFDVVYFPPIHPIGTTNRKGRNNSLKAGPNDPGSPYAIGSPDGGHDAIHPQLGTFEDFRTLVAAARDEGLEIALDLAIQASPDHPWLTQHPGWFDWRPDGTIRYAENPPKKYEDIVNVDFYAKDAVPALWQALRDIVEMWVGEGVKLFRVDNPHTKPFPFWEWLIGDIRARHPEVVFLSEAFTKPKVMYRLAKIGFSQSYTYFTWRNLRWELEQYMLELTTQAPKEFFRPHFFVNTHDINPDFLQNAPRSAYLIRAGLAATLSGLWGVYNGFELCEGRPDAKRKEYADSEKYEITAWDWDRPGNIIAEITMLNRIRTENAALHSHLGLTLLPSSNDQVMFFEKASPGRENVLLVAVSLDPHNDQTSSIELPLWRWGLPDSGSLALEDLVTMRKFTWTGKWQTVGFNPHVLPFSIYRVR from the coding sequence ATGGCGGACTGGAACACCCTGTTTGAGCATGTCCGAGGACTCGGCTTCGATACAATACTCAGTGCGCCGCCATTTTCGCGTGCATCGGGTGCGAGCCTATTCATATCCAAATCCTTCGACACTTTCGATCCCGCTCTGGACCTCCCAGGCAGCGGCGATGACCGCCTGCGGGAGTTGACCGATGCCGCCCGGGCGCATGGCCTGGAATTCATGCTGGATATGGTGATTGACCGGATTGCGACGGAAACGCCGCCTGGGCAGGTTGCCGATCCAAGAATTTCGCCCTTTCATTCCGGTAGCCGCCCTGTTGATTTTACCAATAACGATGAAGCAACTCATCTGCTGGGTGAATGGCACACGCGCATTGCACGGTTTACTGCGGCTGGCGTGGCTGGTTTCCGCTGTATCGGCATTGATGCAGCGCCTTCGTCCTTCTGGCGAGACCTGATCGCCGCCGGTCCGTCGGCCCGGTTCTTCGCCTGGACGCCGGGTACGAGTTTCGAGGCGCGACGGGCCTTGCAAGGCACAGGTTTTGACGGCTGTTTCTCATCCTTTGCCTGGTGGAATCTGGAGGAGCCATGGTTTGTGGAGGAATACGCGCTGCAACGCCCCCTCGGCATTCAGATCGCTTTTCCCGAAGCCCCTTTTGCCCGGCGGATCGCCCACGGCACGGAAAGCCGTGAAATCATCGAGCGGAAGGCGATCCGCGCCCTGAACCTTGCCGCAGCGTTCGGCCCGTTGATGGTGCCGATGGGTTTCGAATTCGGGGTGAGCACGCCGCTCGATCCCATGCATGGCGATGGCCAAGGTATCAGGGGCCTGAAAGACCAGGGCAGTTTTGATCTGTCCGCCAGCATCCGCGCCCTCAATGATCAAGCCGGACAACGGCATGTTTTTCTCGGAAAACCCTTGCGGATCGTCGCCAAGGCAGGTTCACCGGCTTGCGCTCTGGTCCAATCCGACAGGGAAGACCTGCGGTCGTCGCAGCGCATTCGGATCGTCGCCTTCAATCGCGATTTACGCACATCAGCGACCCTACCGCTCCATGCGCTGCACGAACTCGCCTCCGGCTTCCTGCCACTGACGCTCGACCAGGGCCAAGCGCCGTCCGCGATCTTGGAGACAGGAAAAATCGGCCCGGGCGGGCTCTGCCTGCTCACTGGCGCACGGGCAGATGCCATCGTGTTCGAGCCTGAAACGACGGCAGGCGAGGCCGCCGCCGCACCGCGTCTGGCGATTGAAAATATCCAGCCGTCCGTGGATGAAGGACGTTTCCCCATCAAGCGCATTGTCGGCGACCGGATCACGGTTGAAGCCGATATTTTTGGGGATGGTCATGACCCGCTGTCTGCCGCCGTGCTCTGGCGGCCCTGCGATAGGGATGAGTGGACCGAAATCCGTATGGAACTGGTCGAAAACGACCGGTGGCGGGGTGAATTTTCGTTGTCACGGCTCGGACGGCATGAATTTGTCGTCGAGGCTTGGCGCAATCCGTTTGCGATTTTTCATTATGAGCTCTCCAAGAAGCATGAGGCACGGCTGGATCTGAAACTGGAATTGCAGGAGGGCATCGCCCTTGTGCGAGAGGCTTTGGCAAGAGCCGATGGCCAACTGGCTTCAGACCTTGAACAACTAATCGCTCATCTGGAACAGACCTCGGAACAGCAACGCGCCGACCTGTTGCTGCAAGCCGATACATTCGCCCTGATGGACCGCGCCGATGCCAGGCCTTTCCGGTTGCGCTCGCAGCCGCTTCCTGTCGATGCGGAGCGGTTGGAGGCGGGTTTTGCCAGCTGGTACCAGCTTTTCCCCCGCTCACAAAGCGGCGACCCCGATCGTCACGGCACATTCGCCGATGTCATCAAACGCTTGCCAGCCATTCGCGCCATGGGTTTCGATGTGGTCTATTTCCCGCCGATCCATCCGATCGGCACGACCAACCGCAAGGGCCGCAACAACAGCCTGAAGGCAGGCCCGAACGATCCCGGCAGCCCCTATGCAATCGGCTCGCCAGATGGCGGCCATGACGCCATCCATCCACAGCTCGGTACATTTGAGGATTTCAGAACCCTGGTTGCCGCTGCCCGCGATGAGGGGCTGGAGATTGCGCTCGATCTCGCCATCCAGGCCTCACCCGATCACCCATGGCTGACGCAGCATCCCGGCTGGTTCGATTGGCGTCCGGATGGCACGATCCGCTATGCGGAAAATCCACCGAAGAAATACGAGGATATCGTCAACGTTGATTTCTACGCGAAGGACGCGGTTCCCGCGCTTTGGCAGGCCTTGCGCGACATTGTCGAGATGTGGGTCGGCGAAGGCGTCAAACTGTTTCGCGTCGATAATCCGCACACCAAGCCGTTTCCGTTCTGGGAGTGGCTGATCGGCGATATCCGTGCCCGCCACCCGGAAGTGGTCTTCCTGTCGGAAGCCTTTACCAAGCCAAAGGTGATGTACAGGCTGGCCAAGATCGGCTTTTCGCAATCCTACACCTATTTCACCTGGCGCAATCTGCGTTGGGAGCTTGAGCAATATATGCTCGAGCTGACGACACAGGCACCGAAGGAATTCTTCAGACCGCATTTCTTCGTCAACACCCATGATATCAACCCCGATTTTCTGCAGAACGCACCGCGCTCGGCCTATCTGATCCGGGCGGGCCTGGCTGCGACGCTTTCCGGGCTTTGGGGTGTCTATAACGGTTTTGAACTGTGCGAAGGCCGCCCGGATGCCAAGCGCAAGGAATATGCCGACAGCGAAAAATACGAGATCACCGCCTGGGACTGGGACCGACCCGGCAATATCATTGCCGAGATTACCATGCTGAACCGCATTCGCACCGAAAACGCGGCGCTGCATTCCCATCTCGGCCTGACGCTGCTGCCCTCTTCCAACGACCAGGTGATGTTTTTCGAAAAGGCCAGTCCGGGCCGCGAAAACGTTCTGCTCGTGGCTGTCAGCCTCGACCCGCACAATGACCAGACCAGCTCAATCGAGCTGCCTTTGTGGCGCTGGGGCCTGCCCGATAGCGGCAGTCTCGCGCTCGAGGATCTGGTGACAATGAGAAAATTCACGTGGACAGGCAAATGGCAGACGGTCGGCTTCAACCCGCATGTCCTGCCGTTCAGCATTTACCGCGTCAGGTGA
- the malQ gene encoding 4-alpha-glucanotransferase, whose translation MTSMINRLAKKHGINLARPGIEQAEVPISDVTKRRLLAALNVEAGEPGRSYLPDCLARDRVWGISLQLYELRSVRNWGIGDFADLQSMVMLAADQGADFIGLNPLHAPFLADPARCSPYEPSNRRFLNPLYIAVDLVPGYHPGMSDRETLDALRRSKLVDYKAVAGVKLEVLRRIWDGSRRLERNDDQDRADFRRFCDESGDALQNHGLFEALSRFMSEGGHGAGWMSWPGEYQDIDHPSVRAFRSQNAEEIAFHVWLQWVAHRQLETVAAQARKAGLRIGLYLDLAVGEALDGSATWSEPDIYLRGASIGSPPDPWAVKGQDWRLAALQPALIAFSCRSPYRQMIDVAMRYAGAVRIDHAAAIQRLFLVPADMGPEEGAYVDYPAREIQGVIAEASLRNQCLVIGEDLGLVPSGLRQQMVDANLLSYRILSYERDKRGFIAPDKYPVMALACVSTHDHQTLVGWWRGADIEARAAHGLVPEAARLQEQAARIQERADLLRAVALAGIELQEHGVEQPDLHERVVAAHRFMAKTASMLVSVRLADLTDEENPTNIPGTSSSYPNWQPKLSVACEDLTGFTLFNRIVDAVREERPKTKEGS comes from the coding sequence ATGACGTCAATGATCAACAGACTTGCCAAGAAACATGGGATCAACCTCGCCAGACCGGGAATAGAACAGGCGGAAGTTCCGATTTCAGACGTCACAAAACGTCGGTTGTTGGCGGCTCTCAACGTGGAAGCGGGTGAGCCTGGTCGCAGCTATCTGCCCGATTGCCTTGCTCGAGATCGTGTCTGGGGCATCAGCCTGCAACTTTATGAACTGCGATCAGTGCGCAATTGGGGGATTGGCGACTTTGCCGATTTGCAGAGCATGGTGATGCTTGCCGCCGATCAAGGTGCCGATTTTATCGGGCTTAACCCGCTGCACGCGCCTTTTCTGGCCGACCCCGCCCGGTGCAGTCCCTATGAGCCATCCAACCGGCGCTTTCTCAATCCGCTTTATATCGCTGTCGATCTGGTGCCGGGTTATCATCCAGGCATGAGCGACAGAGAGACGCTCGACGCTTTACGGCGATCCAAACTTGTCGATTACAAAGCGGTCGCCGGTGTGAAGCTTGAGGTTCTGCGGCGGATCTGGGACGGTTCAAGACGGTTGGAGCGAAACGACGATCAGGACAGAGCCGATTTCAGGCGTTTCTGCGATGAAAGCGGTGATGCTCTACAAAATCACGGTCTCTTCGAGGCTTTATCCCGATTCATGAGCGAAGGTGGCCATGGTGCAGGCTGGATGTCCTGGCCTGGGGAGTATCAGGATATCGATCATCCCTCCGTTCGGGCCTTCCGTAGCCAGAATGCCGAGGAGATCGCATTTCATGTGTGGCTTCAATGGGTCGCGCACCGGCAGCTGGAGACGGTTGCTGCCCAAGCGCGCAAAGCGGGCTTGAGAATTGGCCTTTACCTCGACCTCGCGGTCGGCGAAGCGTTGGATGGTTCGGCGACCTGGAGCGAACCGGATATCTATCTGCGCGGCGCCAGCATCGGCAGCCCGCCCGATCCTTGGGCGGTCAAAGGCCAGGATTGGCGGTTGGCCGCCTTGCAGCCGGCGTTGATCGCCTTTTCTTGCCGCTCGCCCTATCGTCAGATGATCGATGTCGCGATGCGCTATGCGGGTGCGGTGCGTATCGATCATGCCGCCGCCATTCAGCGATTGTTCCTGGTGCCAGCCGATATGGGGCCGGAGGAGGGGGCCTATGTCGATTATCCCGCCCGCGAGATCCAGGGCGTGATTGCTGAAGCCTCCTTGCGCAACCAATGCCTGGTCATTGGCGAGGATCTCGGTCTGGTGCCGTCTGGACTAAGACAGCAGATGGTGGATGCCAATCTCCTGTCCTATCGCATCCTGTCTTATGAAAGAGACAAGCGCGGCTTTATTGCGCCGGACAAATATCCGGTTATGGCGCTTGCCTGCGTCTCGACCCACGATCACCAAACGTTGGTGGGATGGTGGCGCGGTGCCGATATCGAAGCACGCGCGGCCCATGGATTGGTGCCGGAAGCGGCAAGACTCCAGGAGCAGGCCGCCCGCATTCAGGAACGAGCCGACCTGCTGCGAGCCGTTGCGTTGGCTGGGATAGAGTTGCAAGAACATGGTGTCGAACAGCCGGATCTGCATGAGCGCGTCGTGGCGGCTCATCGGTTTATGGCGAAAACAGCCTCCATGCTGGTCTCTGTCCGGCTTGCCGACCTTACCGACGAGGAAAACCCGACCAATATTCCGGGAACCAGCAGTAGCTATCCCAATTGGCAGCCGAAGCTCTCGGTCGCCTGTGAGGATCTCACCGGGTTCACCCTTTTCAATCGGATCGTCGACGCCGTCCGAGAGGAAAGACCCAAAACAAAAGAGGGTAGCTAG
- the dusA gene encoding tRNA dihydrouridine(20/20a) synthase DusA, with translation MQQPLEPQKLGYRSHKVFAVAPMIDWTDTFCRRFHRLLTRHALLYTEMIVADAILHGKRDRLLAFDASEHPLALQLGGSDPHKLAEAVRIANDWGYDEINLNVGCPSDRVQAGTFGACLMREPQTVEACIQAMKAASTVPVTVKCRIGVDDQEPGDVLPDFIKRMIGAGADALWIHARKAWLQGLSPKENRDIPPLDYPLVHLMKQENPDIFIGINGGVTDLDQASAHLQVMDGVMVGRAAYNNATMLTEVDARIYGEPLQAQNMDIVRDKMMDYAARHIAEGGRLVHLTRHMVGLFQGYAGARRFRQILSADAPKPGAGPDVIAAAFAAVDIDAGPVRAA, from the coding sequence ATGCAACAGCCGCTTGAGCCGCAGAAACTCGGCTATCGCTCCCATAAAGTCTTCGCTGTCGCCCCGATGATTGACTGGACGGACACGTTCTGCCGGCGGTTTCATCGTTTGCTGACCCGCCATGCGCTGCTCTATACGGAAATGATCGTTGCCGATGCCATTCTTCATGGCAAGCGGGATCGCCTGCTGGCTTTCGACGCCAGCGAGCACCCGTTGGCACTGCAACTTGGCGGTTCCGATCCGCATAAGCTGGCGGAAGCCGTGCGGATTGCCAATGACTGGGGCTATGACGAAATCAACCTGAATGTTGGCTGTCCATCGGACCGGGTCCAGGCCGGAACCTTCGGTGCCTGCCTGATGCGCGAACCGCAAACCGTCGAGGCCTGTATCCAGGCGATGAAAGCGGCTTCCACCGTTCCCGTCACCGTCAAATGCCGGATCGGCGTCGACGACCAGGAACCGGGTGACGTTCTGCCGGATTTCATCAAGCGGATGATCGGCGCTGGGGCGGACGCCCTGTGGATTCATGCACGCAAGGCCTGGCTACAGGGCCTCAGCCCCAAGGAAAACAGAGACATTCCGCCGTTGGATTACCCATTGGTTCACCTGATGAAGCAGGAAAACCCGGATATTTTTATCGGGATCAATGGCGGCGTTACCGATCTGGATCAGGCCAGCGCGCATTTGCAGGTCATGGATGGTGTTATGGTCGGCCGTGCCGCCTATAACAATGCCACGATGCTGACCGAAGTCGATGCTCGCATTTATGGCGAACCACTTCAGGCTCAAAACATGGACATCGTTCGTGATAAGATGATGGATTACGCCGCCCGCCATATCGCTGAGGGCGGACGTCTAGTGCATCTGACCCGCCATATGGTCGGGCTGTTTCAGGGCTATGCCGGGGCGCGGCGCTTTCGCCAGATCCTTTCGGCTGACGCACCCAAACCGGGGGCTGGACCTGATGTCATCGCGGCGGCATTCGCTGCGGTGGATATCGATGCTGGGCCTGTGCGGGCCGCCTGA